The following are from one region of the Rhodopirellula sp. P2 genome:
- a CDS encoding DMT family transporter — protein sequence MTTDTTASDFASSPDSVPVQFSWGVTLAIVGTFLFALKSIFIKLAFAAGADATLLLAIRMVLAFPFYVVVFAVLLRRRRSHSACTGSAAFPIRIVVRSLLLGFLGYYLASYLDLSGLEYISAQLERLTLFTYPAMVAALAWMFLGEQVNAKILMAIGLSYAGVWLMYGQERSFTPDGNTGWGVFLVFGAALSYSLYVLFAKPVMQKIGSREFTSLAMIGSTFFVVIHFLCTHSIGDFFDAQPIVYVYGLVLAFVCTVIPSFMINEAILKIGATRTTVIGSVGPVLTMFLAVAVLDEPSSWKHLAGMSIAIVGVSLVAKK from the coding sequence GTGACCACGGACACCACCGCTTCCGATTTCGCCTCTTCACCTGATTCGGTCCCCGTCCAATTTTCATGGGGAGTGACGCTGGCCATCGTGGGGACCTTTCTGTTCGCGTTGAAGTCAATTTTTATCAAGCTTGCCTTTGCCGCCGGCGCCGACGCAACCTTGTTGCTCGCGATTCGAATGGTGTTGGCTTTCCCGTTCTATGTTGTTGTCTTTGCCGTGCTCCTTCGGCGACGTCGATCGCACTCCGCTTGCACGGGTTCTGCTGCTTTCCCCATCCGAATTGTGGTCCGATCGTTGCTGCTCGGGTTCTTGGGGTACTACCTGGCGTCCTACTTGGACTTGTCAGGGCTGGAATACATCTCGGCCCAGCTCGAACGATTGACGTTGTTCACTTACCCAGCCATGGTTGCTGCATTGGCGTGGATGTTTCTCGGCGAGCAGGTCAATGCAAAGATTCTGATGGCGATTGGGCTGTCCTACGCCGGCGTGTGGTTGATGTACGGGCAAGAGCGATCGTTCACGCCCGACGGCAACACAGGTTGGGGCGTGTTCTTGGTGTTTGGTGCGGCACTCAGCTACTCACTGTACGTGTTGTTCGCCAAGCCGGTGATGCAGAAGATTGGCAGTCGCGAATTCACCAGCCTCGCGATGATCGGGTCGACGTTCTTCGTCGTGATTCATTTTCTCTGCACGCATTCGATCGGCGACTTTTTCGACGCCCAGCCAATTGTGTACGTGTATGGACTGGTGCTCGCGTTTGTTTGCACAGTGATCCCAAGCTTCATGATCAACGAAGCGATCTTGAAGATCGGAGCGACTCGGACGACCGTGATCGGCTCCGTTGGTCCTGTCTTGACCATGTTCCTCGCAGTCGCGGTTCTCGACGAGCCTTCGTCCTGGAAGCACTTGGCGGGCATGTCCATCGCGATTGTCGGCGTCAGCCTGGTCGCCAAAAAATGA
- a CDS encoding sulfatase family protein, giving the protein MAAFPTSRPSELLNMRTALSQAHPFLAALLCVALTGTVARAADQLPPTPERAGIKPRNVVFILTDDHRFDAMGCAGHPFLETPHLDSIAANGTHLKNAFVTTSLCSPSRASILTGLYTHKHRVIDNNRVVPEGTLFFPQYLQRAGYDTAFVGKWHMGGHHDDPRPGFDHWVSFRGQGNYLPPGPKYTLNVNGERVKQKGYITDELTDYAVDWLKERDDDKPFFLYLSHKAVHSNFTPAERHQGRYADADLSFLPTGKELSADRNTPRWVRDQKNSWHGIDFSYHSDKGLDYLYRRYCESVLAVDDSVGRVLQQLKDMGIHDDTLVIYMGDNGFMWGEHGLIDKRVSYEASIRVPMLMQCPNLFEGGTPIENVIGNIDVGPTVLHAAGLQTPDYMDGQSFLDLPNNRDADWRKYFLYVYYWEKNFPQTPTQFALRGDRFKYITYYGLWDTDELYDLQTDPDELNNLIHDPDYKSVAKEMENQLYEMLGDEGGMDIPMNQPRGGSNNKRWAEQGGNTAADFPRAFVVEKPLNTNAN; this is encoded by the coding sequence ATGGCGGCCTTCCCCACATCCCGCCCCTCAGAATTGTTGAACATGCGCACCGCACTTTCACAAGCCCACCCGTTTCTCGCTGCGTTGCTCTGCGTGGCCTTGACCGGAACCGTTGCCCGGGCCGCCGACCAGCTTCCACCCACTCCCGAGCGTGCTGGGATCAAGCCTCGCAACGTGGTTTTCATCCTGACCGATGACCATCGTTTCGACGCCATGGGTTGCGCCGGCCATCCGTTTCTCGAAACACCGCACCTCGATTCGATCGCGGCCAACGGAACGCATCTCAAAAATGCGTTTGTCACCACCAGTTTGTGCTCGCCCAGCCGCGCCTCGATTTTGACCGGCTTGTACACCCACAAGCACCGTGTGATCGATAACAACCGAGTGGTCCCCGAGGGCACGTTGTTCTTCCCTCAATACTTGCAACGTGCGGGATACGACACAGCCTTCGTGGGCAAATGGCACATGGGCGGGCACCACGATGACCCACGTCCCGGATTTGATCATTGGGTCAGCTTCCGAGGCCAGGGCAACTACTTGCCACCAGGTCCCAAGTACACCCTGAACGTCAACGGCGAACGGGTCAAGCAAAAGGGTTACATCACCGACGAATTGACAGACTACGCCGTCGATTGGTTGAAAGAGCGAGACGACGACAAACCATTTTTTCTTTACTTGTCTCACAAAGCCGTTCACTCGAACTTCACACCCGCCGAGCGCCATCAAGGACGCTACGCCGATGCTGACCTCAGTTTCCTGCCGACGGGAAAAGAGCTTTCCGCTGACAGAAACACACCGCGTTGGGTGAGGGACCAGAAAAACAGTTGGCACGGAATCGACTTTTCGTACCACAGCGACAAAGGGCTCGACTATCTCTATCGCCGCTATTGCGAATCAGTGCTTGCTGTGGATGACAGTGTTGGCCGAGTGTTGCAGCAACTCAAGGACATGGGAATCCACGACGACACGCTGGTCATTTACATGGGCGACAACGGATTCATGTGGGGCGAACACGGATTGATCGACAAACGGGTTTCCTACGAAGCATCCATTCGAGTACCGATGTTGATGCAGTGCCCCAACTTATTTGAAGGCGGCACGCCCATTGAAAACGTGATTGGAAACATCGACGTCGGGCCGACCGTGTTGCATGCTGCTGGGTTGCAAACACCGGATTACATGGACGGACAAAGCTTCCTTGACCTGCCTAACAATCGCGACGCCGATTGGCGGAAGTACTTTTTGTACGTGTACTACTGGGAAAAGAACTTCCCTCAAACGCCAACCCAATTTGCCTTGCGTGGGGATCGCTTCAAGTACATCACCTACTACGGATTGTGGGACACCGACGAACTCTATGACCTGCAAACCGATCCGGATGAACTGAACAACTTGATCCACGACCCGGACTACAAATCGGTTGCCAAGGAGATGGAAAACCAGCTCTACGAAATGCTGGGAGACGAAGGCGGCATGGACATCCCCATGAATCAACCTCGCGGGGGCTCCAACAACAAGCGTTGGGCTGAGCAGGGTGGAAACACCGCCGCTGATTTCCCAAGAGCGTTCGTGGTTGAGAAACCTCTCAACACCAACGCAAACTAA
- a CDS encoding aquaporin, translating to MQLSLLRRSVCEVIRTYCLVLIGCGAMVVDNQTGLLTHVGVATVWGLIVMTMIYSIGDLSGAHRNPARSLGPAVMSNHYNLLWLYLTAPIVGAIAGGWLYRFVRGDDESDREECVMVKKVSAVVLFAFILGAGGSAAVAEDVDSLLRPNDRIAIIGGTFVERMQPRDQLEAELQTQRPDWKLSLRNLGWSGDTVSAIARKRFDNIEAGRARRLADIEAANPTVALIWYGQSEAGQFEENAARYQADLLSLVAQLKKQQIRVVLLTPVAMPGDRRPHYRAGLDAFEQMLRDVARAQSLALVELNWNPTDQQLVDDRMLPNELGYRELAVQLGGTLLGESTEPRDSTRSNLADAPERRLLLEAIARKNEFFFHRYRPQNETYLFLFRKHEQGNNAVEIEQFDPIIQEADQAIWDAAQPQ from the coding sequence ATGCAGCTTTCCTTACTCCGGCGATCAGTCTGCGAAGTCATCCGCACATACTGCTTGGTGTTGATTGGGTGCGGGGCCATGGTGGTCGACAATCAAACTGGCCTGCTGACTCATGTGGGGGTGGCCACCGTTTGGGGGTTGATCGTGATGACGATGATCTACTCGATCGGAGATTTATCGGGGGCTCACAGGAACCCGGCTCGTAGCCTGGGTCCCGCTGTGATGTCCAACCATTACAATCTGCTCTGGTTGTATTTGACCGCGCCCATCGTGGGTGCGATCGCGGGTGGATGGTTGTACCGATTCGTGCGAGGCGATGACGAATCGGACAGAGAGGAATGTGTCATGGTCAAGAAGGTTTCCGCCGTTGTTTTGTTTGCGTTCATCCTTGGTGCTGGCGGGAGTGCCGCTGTGGCGGAGGACGTCGATTCGCTGCTGCGTCCCAACGATCGCATCGCCATCATTGGGGGCACGTTCGTCGAACGCATGCAACCGCGAGACCAACTGGAAGCAGAACTGCAGACGCAGCGTCCCGACTGGAAGCTCTCCCTTCGCAACCTCGGTTGGTCGGGCGACACCGTCTCCGCCATCGCTCGCAAGCGTTTTGACAACATCGAAGCGGGCCGCGCCAGACGTTTGGCGGACATTGAGGCAGCCAACCCGACGGTCGCACTGATTTGGTACGGACAATCGGAAGCGGGGCAGTTCGAGGAAAATGCAGCTCGATACCAAGCGGACCTGTTGAGTTTGGTCGCCCAACTGAAGAAGCAACAAATCCGCGTGGTCCTGCTGACTCCCGTCGCAATGCCTGGGGACCGACGCCCCCACTACCGAGCCGGCCTGGACGCCTTTGAGCAAATGCTGCGTGACGTCGCGCGAGCCCAATCACTGGCGTTGGTGGAACTGAACTGGAATCCCACGGATCAACAATTGGTAGACGATCGCATGTTGCCCAACGAGCTGGGTTACCGCGAGTTAGCCGTGCAATTGGGAGGAACCCTGCTGGGCGAATCCACCGAACCACGTGACTCCACGCGATCCAACCTAGCCGACGCGCCCGAACGCCGGTTGTTGCTGGAAGCGATTGCTCGAAAGAACGAGTTTTTCTTCCACCGCTACCGCCCTCAAAACGAAACCTATTTGTTCTTGTTTCGAAAACACGAACAAGGCAACAACGCGGTCGAGATCGAGCAGTTCGATCCGATCATCCAAGAAGCCGACCAAGCGATCTGGGACGCGGCCCAGCCCCAGTAA